One segment of Marvinbryantia formatexigens DSM 14469 DNA contains the following:
- a CDS encoding putative quinol monooxygenase has translation MSIVVNIYYTGTDGNARKFAEEMERSGTVAEIRKEEGNLRYEYFIPKADPETVLLIACWKDQQAIDRHHSSPMMDKIAELRVKYNLHMRVERYMSDEDGIPETDKHFIKK, from the coding sequence ATGAGCATAGTTGTAAATATTTATTATACTGGGACAGATGGCAATGCACGGAAATTTGCGGAGGAAATGGAGAGAAGTGGTACTGTGGCGGAAATCCGTAAGGAAGAGGGGAATCTGCGGTATGAGTATTTCATTCCTAAGGCAGACCCGGAGACGGTTCTACTGATTGCCTGCTGGAAAGACCAGCAGGCGATTGACAGACATCATTCGTCCCCAATGATGGATAAGATTGCAGAGCTTCGGGTGAAGTATAATCTGCATATGAGGGTGGAGCGGTATATGTCTGATGAGGATGGAATACCGGAGACAGATAAACATTTTATTAAAAAGTAG